Proteins encoded together in one Pseudomonas sp. TCU-HL1 window:
- the infC gene encoding translation initiation factor IF-3, whose translation MIIKREMRQDKRTQPKAPINENISAREVRLIGADGQQIGVVSIDEALRAAEEAKLDLVEISADALPPVCRIMDYGKHLFEKKKQAAVAKKNQHQQQIKEIKFRPGTEEGDYQVKLRNLVRFLNEGDKAKVSLRFRGREMAHQELGMELLKRVEADLAEIGTVEQHPKLEGRQLMMVIAPKKRK comes from the coding sequence ATCATTATTAAGCGTGAAATGAGACAGGATAAGCGGACTCAACCGAAGGCCCCGATCAACGAGAATATCTCGGCTCGTGAGGTCCGGTTGATTGGTGCTGACGGCCAGCAGATTGGCGTCGTCTCGATCGATGAAGCGCTTCGTGCTGCTGAAGAAGCAAAGCTGGATCTGGTGGAAATTTCCGCCGATGCGTTGCCGCCTGTCTGCCGCATCATGGATTACGGCAAGCACCTCTTCGAGAAGAAGAAGCAGGCCGCTGTCGCGAAGAAGAACCAGCACCAGCAGCAGATTAAAGAAATCAAGTTTCGTCCAGGGACGGAAGAAGGGGATTACCAGGTAAAACTACGCAACCTGGTACGTTTCCTTAATGAAGGGGACAAGGCCAAGGTATCCCTGCGATTCCGTGGTCGTGAGATGGCCCACCAGGAGCTGGGTATGGAGCTATTGAAGCGGGTCGAAGCCGACCTCGCTGAAATCGGCACCGTAGAGCAGCATCCTAAGCTGGAAGGACGCCAGCTGATGATGGTCATCGCCCCCAAAAAGCGAAAATAA